Genomic DNA from Streptomyces sp. NBC_01571:
AAGCCAAGTTCAAACTCAGCCAGAACCGCTCCCAGGGCGACATCAGCGGTGTCGTCCACGGGCTCCGGAGCCGCGGCCAGGGCCTTGACGACGCCGTCGCCGCTGCCGTCCAGGCCCACCGTCCGGGCCGTTGAGGCGACGTCGGCGAGGGCGAGGGCCCCGTACCGCCGTGACGTCACGCCGCCTGCCGGCCCGCGGCCGTCCCCTGTGGGCCCGGTCCCGGGCGACCGCGGGCTGGGAACACGAGAACGGCGCCGTGCCGCGGCAGGGCGTACCCGGACCGCGCGGCCCCACAGGTCCCGTGTTCCGCGTCCCGTCGGGCGCCGCCGGCCCCGTCGACTGACCGACGGCCGTGGCCTCCGCCGCGTCCTTCCCTCCGGGGGGGGCCGGATCCCGTCCTCGCCGCCCGTACTCGCTCCATCCGGTAACTGCCTTCCCTCACAGGCGAGTTGGGGACCATTGCCGCGTCCCGGCACCTTTGGTGAAGGACTGACCCCACAGCCGGGGTGCCACCACCGCGTCGGGTGAGGCACGGGTGTCGGCTCCCTCTACTATGTCGGTGTCCGGTCCAGACGTGGAGTCGACGGACTGGTACTCGCACCCCACTGGGCAACGGAGTTGGAGCCCGGCCGAGCCGACCTCACGGCGGATCCGGTGACTGTGGGTCCCACTTCAGGAGGACAGGTCCAGTGCATTCGCTCGATGGCTCCGATCCGTCACACATAGGTCGCTACCGGCTGGTCGGCAGGCTCGGCGAGGGCGGCATGGGGAGGGTGTACCTCGCACGTTCGCCGGGCGGCCGCCCGGTCGCCGTCAAGGTGATCAACGACCACCTCCGCCACGACGACCACGCCCTCAGCCGGTTTCGGCGCGAGGTAGAGACCCTGGGCACGGTCCGCAGCGCGTATACGGCGTCACTCATCGACGCGGAGCTGGACACACCCCCGTACTGGCTGGCCACCGAGTACGTGCCGGGGCCCACGCTCCACGCCGCGGTCATGACCCATGGACCGCTCCCCGCCGACCTGGCCCGGATCATGCTGGCCGCCCTGGCCGAGGGCCTGGACGCCATCCACGTCCGCGGCGTGTGGCATCGGGACCTCAAGCCGCACAACGTCATCCTCTCCGCCACCGGCCCTCAGCTGATCGACTTCGGCATCGCCCGGAACAGCGGTCCGTCCGACCTGACCCAGGTCGGCAGCGCGATGGGCAGTCCCGGGTACATCGCACCGGAGACGATCACGGGCAGCGAGACCGGTCCGGGAGCGGACGTGTTCGCCCTGGGCGCCACTCTGGCGTTCGCTGTCACCGGCCGACCGCCCTACGGGGACGGGTCGTTCGCAGCCGTGTCCTACCGCTCGGTGCACGGGGAGATCGACCTGCGGGGTGTGGAGTCCGGCGTCGCCGAGCTCATCTCGGCCTGCGTGCACAGTGATCCGGCCCAGCGCCCCGGCCTGCAGCGGATCGTGGAACTCTGCCAGGCCGAGACCGATCTGGTCCAGCATCCCGCCTACCAGCTGGCACTCGCCGTGGTCCCCGCGACGGACCGGGAACGTGCGGCGACCGTCGCCGGCCGGGGAAGTGGCATGGGAGGCGGTATGTCAGCCGACCTCTTGGACGCGACGGCGCCGCTCTCCCCACCGCCGACGGCCACCGCGGTCGGCACCCGGGAAGCCGACGCGGTCACCCTCCTCGCGCCGGAATCGGGCCCCGGCCCACTCGCACGCCCGCACGCGGCAGACACACATGACGCCCACCCGGGCAACACCCGCCCGGGAACCGGGCCGACTCCGCGGCCGGCCGGCGAAGGGCGCCCAAACGGTCGGCGCAAGGGGGCGGCGGCCGCCATCGGCGCGGGTGCGCTGGTCGCTGTCGCCGCCTCCGCGCTGCTCCTGTTCCACGCCTTCGACGACGAAGGCTCCGGGACCACGCGAGCCGCGCCGTCCGCCAGTGCCGACCGTGCCGCCGACAGGTCGGCCGAGCCCGCCGGGACCAGGGCGAAGCCGTCTCCCTCCGCCGCAGGCGCGGGCGCATCCGCCGGCTCGGACGCGAGCCCGGGCGCAGGCGACGCCGGTTCCGCGGAGGGGGGCCACCTGCCCGACGCCCTGGTGCTGAAGCCTCCCTTCACGTTCGAGGTCGGGAAGCTCGTGCGGACCGTGCGCTCGAAGCTGATCATGCAGACGGACGGCAACCTGGTGCTCTACGACGAGTCCGGAAAGGCACGTTGGGCGAGCCGGACCCAGGGCCCGGGGAACACGGCCGTGTTCCAGGAGGACGGCAACCTGGTGGTCTACAGCGCCCAGGCCAAGCCGGTGTGGGCCAGCAACTCCCAAGGCGCCGACGGCGCGACGCTCAAGGTACTGGAGGACGGGAACATGGTCATCGCGACCGACGACCGGATCGCCTGGCAGACCGGCACCGCCCACTGACGTGCTGTGGGGGTACGCAGTCAGAGCTTGTCGATCCGCCAGGCGATCATGCCTGTCGAGCCGGGTTTTCCCCGGACATCGAGACGGAGCGAGCCTCGGGCCGTGAACCGATCGAAGACCACGGAACCGTCGCAGGGGACCGGCCTCTTCGAACCCGCGCCGGCCGGGGTGAACTCGATCTCGGCATCCCCCTTCCCCGCGCACACCACGGTCAACTCGTAGGCGGTGCCCTCGGCCACACCGGGGCGGGTGTGTACTCCGTCGGACACCCGCTCCGTCCCGGACTCGACCATCGGGGCATCCGCCGTCGCGACCGCGTCGAGTGCAGCCTGGACCTGGGCCGTGAGCGTCTTCTCGGCCTGTGCGTCAGCACTCCGGTGAGCGGCGGGTGCCGAGGCACCGCGCCCAGGTGCGGACTCGTGGTCCGGTGCGCAGCCCGTGGGGCAGAAGGCCGACAACAACAGGGCACAGCCGAGGAACCATCGGGGCCGGCGCCTCATGAGGAGGTCTCCGGCCACTTCCACCCGCTCCCTTTCGTGGAAAGCGTCGCCCTACCGCCGTCGACCAAGGTCATGCCGATGCCCACAGTTGTTCCCCCTTGTCATGTGCACCTGGCGCGGTGGGTCCGGCCCGGCGATCACCCCTCGGGACACTACGAGTTCGTCATGCGCGCCTCAAGCGAAAGATCCTGTTCCTGAGCGTTACTCGAGCAACGCGGGGCGTAGCCCCCTGCCCGGTCGAAGCCGGAGCCGGAGTTCGTGACAGCGCCGCACGGAGCGCAGGCGCGGCGTCGTCGGTGACGGTGGGCAGAGACGGTCTCACGACGGCCGGGCGGCCTTTCACGGCCCGGTCCACGCGCGTCACCGAACGTCGCGGCGCCCGCGCGACGGACTCACCTCGCCGGACCTTGTCCAGTAAGCGACAATTGTCACGTTGGTCGGCCCGTCCGACGTCGACCGTGCCCCGCGCTTCCACCTAGGTCCGGGGGCGCCGACATGGAGTGGTGTGTCCCACGACGCCCATGGGTCCGACGCCCGGGAACGGGTCGGCCGGATCCGGAACGTCGCGGATACGCCACGTACGCGTCGTTCAGCGACCCGGACGGCATGAAGTGGCTGTTGCAGGAGGCCCAGGTACGCCTTCCCGGACCGTGACGGGATCCCGTACGACGAGGAGGTTTCGTCATGGACGTCGTGGCGTTGGCAGCACTCCTGCAGGAGACCGCGGAGCACCACGGCTTCTACGAGGCGACCGCCCCGGACCACGACTGGTGGGACTGGTACGCCGCGTACATGACCGCCCGTGAGCACGGCCGGGCTCCCGACGAGGCGGCGTCCGACGCCGCGCTCCACATGGACGCGCTGCGGCGGTAGACCGGCCATGACGCGGCAGTTCCTCCCTCTCGCCCTGACCGGGACGGTGTTCCCCGGTCGAGGGCACGGTGACGCTTTCCCGACGCGATGGTCCCGCCCGGTCCCCGGCCCGCGTCCCGGTCGCCGTCCGGATGCGGCTCACCGCCGCCGGTTTCGCCGGTCCGGACGCCCAAGTCACCGGTGGCAGAAGCCCGTTCGTCCGTACGCGCGGGACGGGCGGGAACCGATGGAGACGGAGGTGCTGTCGAATGTCCAGCGGTGACGTGCTCGTGCTCATCGACGACGAGGGCCGGGTCGTCGAGTGGCGACGCCAGGCCGAGCAGCTGTTCGGGTGGTCCGCCGAGGAGGCCGTCGGCCAGGCGGTGACCGAGCTCGTGCGCGAGGCCACGGCCGACGGGAGAGGCCGGCGCGAGGGGTTCGCGGCCCGCACCCCGGTCCTGGTCAAACCGGTGCTGCGGGGCGCTTCCGTGATGTGGCAGGTCCTCGCGGCGCAGGACGGGGTGTCGGGGCAGGACGTGGAGATCCTGGAGGCCGTGTTCGCCCACTCCCCGGCGCGCCTGCACGTCCTCGACCATCAGCTGCGGGTGGCCCGCGTGCCCGGCGCCACCCAGGGTCTGCCCGGCACGCCGGAGGAGGACCTGGCCGGCAAGCATTTCACCCGGGCCTACCACCTCGAAGACCCCGAAAAAGAGGCCGCGGTGGCACAGCAGGTCCTGGACGGGGGCGAGCCGGTGGTCAGCCGCCTCGTACGCGCCGTCGTCGACTCACCGGACGGGCTCGGGCGACGTATCTACTCCATCTCCTACGTCCGTCTGGAGAGCTCCCACGGCGATGTGCTCGGACTGGTGGCATCCGCGCTCGACGTCACCGAGCGGGAGAACGCGCATCACCGCCTGGCCCTGCTGGAGGCGGTGCGCACCCACGTCGGGCAGGGGCTGAACGTGGGCGCCGTGTGCGAGGAACTGGTGGAGGCGGTAGTGCCCGGGTTCGCGGGCATCACCGTGGTCGACGTGATCGAGGACGTCGTCCACGGAGAGGAGCCCCCGCAGGTGCCCGTCCACGAGGACGTCGTCCTGCGCCGAGCCGCCTTCCGCGGCCCGGTCTCGGCCTACCCGGTCGGAGACGTGCGCCCCCTGCCGAGAGACACCCCGTTCTCGCACGTGCTCTCCGACCTGCGGCCGCGCCTCGTCTCCGTCGGCAAGGACACCGGCTGGCTCACCGCCGACCCGGCCCGTGCCGACGCCATCGAGCGATCCGGCGCCCACTCCCTGATCGTGGCCCCGCTGGCGTTGCACGGCCAGGCTCTGGGCGTGGTCAGCTTCTACCGCCACCGGCAGGAGGACCCCTTCACGGAGGAGGACCTCGCGGTGGCCTCCTCCGTGTGCGCGCACGCCGCGCTCTGCGTCGAGACCGCCCGTCGGTACATGCGTGAGTGGATCATCGCGGCCACGGTCCAGCGCAGGCTTCTCCCCCAGCATTCGGGCACACCGAACACCCTGGAGATCTCCCGGTTGTTCCTTCCCGACCCGGACGGCGGCGGAGCCTGGTCCGACACGATCGCGCTGCCCGGCGCACGGACCGCGCTGATCGTCGGTGACGTGGCGGAGCAGGGCATCGGCGCGGCCGTCACGGTGGGAATCCTGCGCACGGCCGTCCATACCCTCGCCGCCCTGGACCTGGAGCCCGACGAGCTGCTGGCTCGGCTGAGCGACACCGCGGGCCGTCTCTCCAGAGCCTGCGCCACGCTGCCGCCCGGGGATCCCATGTGCCGCGAGTCGCTCACCGCCGGCTGTGCCGTCGCGATCTACGACCCGGTCGAGCTCACCTGCACCCTCGCCCGCGCCGGCCTCCCGCAGCCCGTCGCCGTGCTCCCCGACGGCACCTCCACGGAACTGCCCGTCCCGGCGGGCCCCCTTCTCGCCGAAATGAGCAGCGCCCCCTTCCCCGCGATCACCGTCGACCTCCCCGAAGGCAGCACTCTGGCGATGGCCACGGCCACGGCGGGGGACAAGGTCCTGGCACCCTCCGGTCCGCTGCGCCCGCTCCTCGACTCCGCCGGTGCCAGGCCGCTGCCGGAGCTCTGCGGTGACCTCACGGACGCGCTCGTGGCCGATCGGCCCTCCGGCGACACACTGATACTGCTCGCTCGTACGCATGCGCTGCCTGCGGACCGAGTCCTGACGGTCCCCCTGCCGGCCGACGCCGAGGCCGCGCCCATCGCCCGTCGAGCGGCGCGCCGCCAGTTGGAGGTCTGGGCGGTGGACGAGGAGACGGCCTTCACCACCGAACTCATCGTCAGCGAGCTGGTCGGCAACGCGATCCGTCACGGAGCCCCGCCCCTGCGCCTACGGCTGATCCTCGACCGGATGCTGACCTGCGAGGTCAGCGACGGCGCCACCAGCGCCCCACACGTCAAACACGCCCGGACGGTCGACGAGACGGGCCGTGGACTGTTCATCGTCGCCAGCCTCGCCGACCAATGGGGCGCCCGGCATCACAAGCACGGCAAGATCGTCTGGGCGGAGCAGCCCCTGCGGGACCCGGGGTCCTCCGAATGACCCGGGTCGCCCGCACCACATCACGGTGCCCGAGCGAAAGGGAGGCGGGGCGGCGCGGACCACGCCCTCCCCGCCGGCCCGCGCGCCGCCGGGCCGGACGGTTCGTCCACGGAAGGTGAACGGACGTGCGCCATTACGATCTCGTGGTTCTGGGAGCGGGCAGCGGCAACATGGTGCCCGGCGAAGAACTCGCTCATCTCCGCACCGCTGTCGTCGAACCCGACCTGTTCGGCGGCACGTGCCTGAACCGAGGCTGCATTCCCAGCAAGATGTTCGTCGTCGCCGCCGACGCGGTCGAGGACGCGCGGGCGGCATCCCGTCTCGGTGTCAACGCGACGGTCGAGCACGTCGACTGGAAGGCCGTCCGCGACCGGGTGTTCCACCGCATCGATCCGCTGCCCGAGAGCGCGCTGAACTACCGTAGGGAGAACGGCGTCGACGTGTACACCGAGGAGGGACGCTTCGTCGCGCCGAAGGTGGTGCAGGTGGGAGCCGAGCGGATCACCGCCGACACGTTCGTCGTCGCGGTCGGGTCACGGCCCGTGGTGCCGGACATCCCCGGCCTTGACATCGTCCCGTACCACACCTCGGACACCATCATGCGGATCGACGAGGTGCCCGCGTCCATGGTCGTCATCGGTGGCGGTTTCATCGCGGCCGAGTTCGGCCATGTCTTCGGCGCGTTCGGCTCCGACATCACGATCGTGCAGCGGGGGCCGCGCCTGCTGATGGCGGAGGACGAACAGGTGTCGGCGCGCTACACCGACCTGGCGTCGCGGCGCCGTCGGGTCCTCCTCGACGCCGCCGTCACCTCCGTCGAGGGGCGTGAAGACGGCGTCGCGGTCACCGTGTCCTGTCCGGACGGCGACCATGTCGTCCGGGCCGCGGCGCTGTTGGTGTGCGTCGGC
This window encodes:
- a CDS encoding protein kinase, whose protein sequence is MHSLDGSDPSHIGRYRLVGRLGEGGMGRVYLARSPGGRPVAVKVINDHLRHDDHALSRFRREVETLGTVRSAYTASLIDAELDTPPYWLATEYVPGPTLHAAVMTHGPLPADLARIMLAALAEGLDAIHVRGVWHRDLKPHNVILSATGPQLIDFGIARNSGPSDLTQVGSAMGSPGYIAPETITGSETGPGADVFALGATLAFAVTGRPPYGDGSFAAVSYRSVHGEIDLRGVESGVAELISACVHSDPAQRPGLQRIVELCQAETDLVQHPAYQLALAVVPATDRERAATVAGRGSGMGGGMSADLLDATAPLSPPPTATAVGTREADAVTLLAPESGPGPLARPHAADTHDAHPGNTRPGTGPTPRPAGEGRPNGRRKGAAAAIGAGALVAVAASALLLFHAFDDEGSGTTRAAPSASADRAADRSAEPAGTRAKPSPSAAGAGASAGSDASPGAGDAGSAEGGHLPDALVLKPPFTFEVGKLVRTVRSKLIMQTDGNLVLYDESGKARWASRTQGPGNTAVFQEDGNLVVYSAQAKPVWASNSQGADGATLKVLEDGNMVIATDDRIAWQTGTAH
- a CDS encoding bleomycin resistance protein; the protein is MDVVALAALLQETAEHHGFYEATAPDHDWWDWYAAYMTAREHGRAPDEAASDAALHMDALRR
- a CDS encoding SpoIIE family protein phosphatase, whose translation is MSSGDVLVLIDDEGRVVEWRRQAEQLFGWSAEEAVGQAVTELVREATADGRGRREGFAARTPVLVKPVLRGASVMWQVLAAQDGVSGQDVEILEAVFAHSPARLHVLDHQLRVARVPGATQGLPGTPEEDLAGKHFTRAYHLEDPEKEAAVAQQVLDGGEPVVSRLVRAVVDSPDGLGRRIYSISYVRLESSHGDVLGLVASALDVTERENAHHRLALLEAVRTHVGQGLNVGAVCEELVEAVVPGFAGITVVDVIEDVVHGEEPPQVPVHEDVVLRRAAFRGPVSAYPVGDVRPLPRDTPFSHVLSDLRPRLVSVGKDTGWLTADPARADAIERSGAHSLIVAPLALHGQALGVVSFYRHRQEDPFTEEDLAVASSVCAHAALCVETARRYMREWIIAATVQRRLLPQHSGTPNTLEISRLFLPDPDGGGAWSDTIALPGARTALIVGDVAEQGIGAAVTVGILRTAVHTLAALDLEPDELLARLSDTAGRLSRACATLPPGDPMCRESLTAGCAVAIYDPVELTCTLARAGLPQPVAVLPDGTSTELPVPAGPLLAEMSSAPFPAITVDLPEGSTLAMATATAGDKVLAPSGPLRPLLDSAGARPLPELCGDLTDALVADRPSGDTLILLARTHALPADRVLTVPLPADAEAAPIARRAARRQLEVWAVDEETAFTTELIVSELVGNAIRHGAPPLRLRLILDRMLTCEVSDGATSAPHVKHARTVDETGRGLFIVASLADQWGARHHKHGKIVWAEQPLRDPGSSE
- a CDS encoding mycothione reductase, translating into MRHYDLVVLGAGSGNMVPGEELAHLRTAVVEPDLFGGTCLNRGCIPSKMFVVAADAVEDARAASRLGVNATVEHVDWKAVRDRVFHRIDPLPESALNYRRENGVDVYTEEGRFVAPKVVQVGAERITADTFVVAVGSRPVVPDIPGLDIVPYHTSDTIMRIDEVPASMVVIGGGFIAAEFGHVFGAFGSDITIVQRGPRLLMAEDEQVSARYTDLASRRRRVLLDAAVTSVEGREDGVAVTVSCPDGDHVVRAAALLVCVGRRPNTDRLDATAGGLDLDGHGHIVTDSAYRTSVPGVWALGDTANHFQLKHMANAEVRLVRHNLLHPEDIRSLPHKIAPHAVFTSPQIAGIGLTEQEARRRGIDHLVSVRDYGDAAYGWALEDTTSFVKILADPVTRTILGAHIIGPQAATLIQQLIQVMELGLTVDRIARDVLYIHPALTEVVEQALLAL